A region of the Streptomyces durocortorensis genome:
CGTACGCGGACTCGCCGGGCCATGTCCCCGTACAGCGCATGGCGAACGTGTCGCTCCAGCCGGACCCGGGCGGGCTGTCCACGGAGGATCTGATCGGCGGGGTGGAGCGCGGGATCTACGTGGTCGGCGACCGGTCCTGGTCGATCGACATGCAGCGCTACAACTTCCAGTTCACCGGGCAGCGGTTCTTCCGGATCGAGAACGGCCGTCTCGCCGGGCAGCTGCGCGATGTGGCGTACCAGGCGACGACCACGGACTTCTGGGGCTCGATGGAGAAGGTCGGCGGCCCCCAGACATACGTCCTGGGCGGCGCGTTCAACTGCGGCAAGGCCCAGCCGGGCCAGGTCGCGGCGGTCTCGCACGGCTGCCCCTCCGCCCTCTTCCGGGGCGTCAACATCCTCAACACGACGCAGGAGGCCGGACGATGAGCGGCGACCACGGAACCGGCTGGGGGCCCGGGGGTCGTCCCCCGGGTCAGCACAGTCTCAACACGACGCAGGAGACCGGACGATGAGCCGCGTCAGCAAGCCCTACGAGATCGTCGAGCGGGCCCTTGAGCTGTCCACCACGGACGGCCTGGTGGTCATCGCCGACGAGCACTCCTCCGCCAATCTGCGCTGGGCGGGCAACGCGCTCACCACGAACGGGGTGACCCGGGGGCGGACCCTGACCGTCATCGCGACCGTCGACGGGGCCGAGGGCACGGCGTCCGGTGTCGTCTCCCGGTCCGCCGTGACCGCCGACGACCTGGAGCCGCTGGTGCGGGCCGCCGAGGCCGCCGCGCGGGGTGCGGGTCCGGCCGAGGACGCGCAGCCGCTGGTCAGCGGGGTGCCCGCCTCCCCCGACTTCACGGACGCGCCCGCCGAGACCGGCTCGGAGGTCTTCGCGGACTTCGCCCCGGCGCTCGGCGACGCCTTCGCCCGGGCCCGCTCGGGCGGCCGCGAGCTTTACGGGTTCGCGAACCATGAGCTGACCTCCACCTACGTCGGCACGTCGACGGGGCTGCGGCTGCGCCACGACCAGCCGAACGGGACGCTGGAGCTGAACGCGAAGTCGCCGGACCGGGTGCGTTCCGCGTGGGCTGGCCGGGCGACCCGGGACTTCAAGGACGTCGATCCGGCGGCGATGGACGCGGAGCTGGCGCAGCGGCTGCGCTGGGCGGAGCGGCGCATCGACCTGCCCGCCGGGCGGTACGAGACGCTGCTGCCGCCGACGGCCGTCGCGGATCTGCTGATCTACCAGCTGTGGTCCTCGACCGCGCGGGACGCGGTGGAGGGCCGGACGGTGTTCTCCACGCCGGGCGGCGGTACGCGGCTGGGCGAGACGCTCGCTCCGCTCCCCCTCACCCTGCGCAGCGACCCGTACGCGCCGGGCCTGGAGTCGGCTCCCTTCGTGATCGCCCACTCCTCCGGCGACAGCGGTTCCGTCTTCGACAACGGGCTGCCGCTGGCCCCGACGGAGTGGGTGCGGGAAGGAAAGCTGGCGCGGCTCACGACGACCCGGCACACGGCGGGCCTCACCGGGCTGCCGGTCAACCCGGCCATCGACAACCTGCTGCTGGAGGGCGGTGGCGAGCGGTCGCTGGAGGAGATGGTGGCCGCGACGACCGGGCGGGCGCTGCTGCTGACCTGTCTCTGGTACATCCGCGAGGTGGACCCGGCGACGCTGCTGCTCACCGGGCTGACCCGGGACGGCGTCTATCTGGTGGAGGACGGCGAGGTGGTCGGCGAGGTGAACAACTTCCGGTTCAACGAGTCGCCGGTGGACCTGCTGTCGCGGGCGTCGGAGGCGGGGCGTACGGAGAGGACGCTGCCGCGTGAGTGGGGCGACTGGTTCACCCGGGCCGCGATGCCCGCGCTGCGCATCCCCGACTTCAACATGAGCTCGGTCAGCCCGGGCGTGTGACCCGCCTAGACTGACACCTGGATTTCTACCATTCATAAGGAGCACCGGAACCGTGACGGACATCGTCGACGAGCTGAAGTGGCGCGGGCTGTTCGCCCAGTCCACTGACGAGGACGCATTGCGCAAGGCTCTCGCGGACGGTCCCGTCACCTTCTATTGCGGCTTCGACCCGACCGCGGCGAGTCTCCACGTGGGGCACCTGGTGCAGGTGCTCACCATGCGGCGGCTCCAGCAGGCCGGGCTGAAGCCCCTCGCGCTGGTCGGCGGGGCCACGGGGCAGATCGGTGACCCGCGCCCCACCGCCGAGCGCACGCTGAACGACCCGGAGACCATCGCCGCCTGGGTGCAGCGGCTGCGGGGGCAGATCGAGCCCTTCCTCACCTTCGAGGGCCCGAACGCGGCGACGATGGTCAACAACCTGGACTGGACCGCGGGCATGTCCGCGATCGAGTTCCTGCGGGACATCGGGAAGCACTTCCGGGTCAACAAGATGCTCACCAAGGACTCGGTCGCCCGGCGGCTGGAGTCGCAGGAGGGCATCAGCTACACCGAGTTCAGCTACCAGCTGCTCCAGGGCATGGACTTCCTGGAGCTGTACCGCCGGTATGGCTGCACCCTCCAGCAGGGCGGCAGCGACCAGTGGGGCAACCTCACCGCGGGCATCGACCTGATCCACCGGCTTGAGCCGGGCGCCACCGTGCACGCGCTGGCGACGCCGCTGATGACGAAGGCGGACGGGACGAAGTTCGGCAAGTCCGAGAGCGGCGCGGTCTGGCTCGACCCGGAGATGACCACTCCGTACGCGTTCTACCAGTTCTGGCTGAACGTGGACGACCGGGACGTCTCGCGCTACCTGCGCATCCTCAGCTTCAAGAGCCGTGCGGAGCTGGAGGAGCTGGAGCAGCTGACCGAGGAGCGGCCGCAGGCCCGCTCGGCGCAGCGCGCGCTGGCCGAGGAGCTGACGACGCTGGTGCACGGCGGTGCGCAGTGCGCGGCCGTGATCGCGGCGTCGAAGGCGCTGTTCGGGCAGGGCGACCTGGCCGAGCTGGACGAGGCGACGCTGAGCGCGGCCCTGTCCGAGGTGCCGCACGCCAAGGTCGCCGAGCTGGCGCCGCTGGTGGACCTCCTGGTGGAGGTCGGTCTCGCGCCGAGCAAGTCGGGGGCCCGCCGGACGGTCAAGGAGGGCGGTGCCTACGTGAACAACGTGAAGGTCGCCGACGGTGAGGTCGCGCCGGACGCCGGGGAGCTGCTGCACGGGCGCTGGCTGGTGCTGCGCCGGGGCAAGAAGAACCTGGCGGCGGTGGAGGTCCGCCCGGCGGGCTGACCCTCCGGGCACCGTACACACAGCGCCGCGGCCGGACACTTTCTCGTGTGTCCGGCCGCGGCGCTGTGGCATCGGAGCCCGGCTGGGCCGTCGTGCGGGGCGGTCTCCGGCACGTGGGTCGCCGACCGGCCCTCACGGGACGTCCGTCATCCTCCCTGCGCCTTGATGTGGTCGAGGACCTCGTTGAAGTCCTTGGTAGGTGAGAAGTCGATGTACTCGCAGTCTTCGAGCGCCACCGGGGCGTGTCCGGGCGGCCAGTAGAACGCCTCACCCGCCTCGTAGAGATCGTCGCCGTGGGGCGTCCGCATCTTCAGCCGGCCCTTGAAGAGATAACCCCAGTGCGGGCACGGGCAGAGGTCGTCGGCCAGTCCCTTGAGAGCGGGACCCATGTCGGTGCCCTCGGGAAACCTCACAAAGGCGACGGACAGGTCTCCACCGACATCCTGAACGCGCAACTCCACTCCGTCACCTTCAATGACGACAGGAGCGTCCTTTCGTGTCGTCGCTGTCATGGCTCCTCCTTGCTCACCTGTTGAGGAGACAGCAAGAACTTCCTCCCACCAGTCTGGGCCCGGCAACGGCACACGGCGAGCCCGGTACCCGGCCCGGGGGACGGCGGCAGAGCGCGCGCATGACAGCGCCGCGGCCGGACACGCCTTCTCGCGTGACCGGCCGCGGCGTTTCCGATGACCTCTGCGGGTCAGGTTCTCTGTTGCTTGTTGCCCCGGAGCGCCTGCCAGGCCATGTCACCGATGGCGACGACCGCCACAGCGCCCGCCAGCTGAAGCAGGTGACGGATCCAGTCGATGCCCCTGGTGTCCTCGACACCGATCCAGCCGGCCACGGCGTTGCCGAGGATGCTGCCGATGATGCCGAACACGGCCGTCAGCCAGAGCGGGATGTCCTGCTTGCCCGGCAGGATGGCTCTGGCGATGACGCCGAGCACCAATCCCACGATGATTGCCCACAACCAGCTCATTTCGCCTCCTCGTGCGGCGCGGTGTGCGCGTCCGCCCAGTCTTGGGCCGCCTCCGGCCGGGCGCATGCGGGGCAGGGCCGTACGGGGGGTGTCCCCCATTCGGGCCCCCGTCCGCGGCAGCGGGGGCCCGCCCCGGTCGCTCGCCCGGCCGGGGCCCGGCGTACCGTGGATGCGGGCCGGTCCGGGGGCGTCCGGCGACGAGATCTGGTGGTGGAGCGATGCTGCGGAAGAACGACGATGCCGAGGTCTTCCGGATCACCGGCGCACGTCAGGGGCTGGCGGACGACGTCCGCGGCAGACAGCGGCGCTATGTGATCTCGATGTCGGTGCGCACGGTGTCGGTGGTGCTGGCGGCGGTGCTGTGGAACGTCGAGCGGCATGTGGCGATCGTGGCGCTGGTGCTGGGCGTGCTGCTGCCGTACGTGGCGGTGGTCATCGCCAACGCGGGCCGGGAGAACGCGCCTTCGCTGCCGACGACGTTCGTCCCGATGCCGATGCGGCCCGCCGTGGAGGCGGCTCCGGCGGCCGGCCGGGCGGAGTCCGCAGGTCCCAAGGACGCGGGCGGGCGGGTCCCGCCGCCCAAGGAGCACAGCTGAGCCCGTATATCCCGGGAAGCTCAGGAAAAGCTCAGATCAATCATGACGTTCCGGTGCACCGCACCCCGGTCCCCGTGACATACTGCGAGTGCGCTCCGCATCCCCCGTCGGAGCGACGGACCGACGCCGGGCAGCTCCCCCCGTGGCTGCTCGGCGTCGCCCTTTCTCCGGCCGGGGATGCGTCAGCAAGCTCGTGGAGCACCTGACTTCCTGACCTAAGGGCTGTCCCGCGATCCCTGGCGGGCGCGCGACAGCCCTTAGGCTGGACGGCGTGATCTTTTCCGAGACGTCCGCCGAGAGTCCCACCGGTGCCCCGATCTGCTCCGCCAAGGCCTGCCGGGCCGCCGCTGTGTGGGTGCTCGCCTGGAACAACCCCAAGCTGCACACGCCCGAGCGGCGCAAGACCTGGCTGGCCTGCGACGAGCACCGGGAGCACTTGTCGCAGTTCCTGGGCGTACGCGGGTTCCTCAAGGACGTCGTGGCGCTGAAGGACTGGGAGTCCGGGGACGGCGCCCAGGGCGGCTGAGCCTCAGCCGCCGATCGCCGACATCGGGCGGTCGGGCTGGAGGAAGGACGGGTCGTCCAGTCCGGAGCCCGCCTTCTTGCCCCACATGGCCAGCTTCCAGAGCCGGGCGATCTCCTCGTCCGGCGCGTCCGAGCGCAGGGCCCCGCGCAGGTCGGTCTCCTCGCGGGCGAAGAGGCAGGTGCGGACCTGGCCGTCGGCGGTGAGCCGGGTGCGGTCGCAAGCGCGGCAGAAGGGGCGGGTGACCGAGGCGATCACGCCGACGCGGTGGGGTCCGCCGTCGACGGTCCAGCGCTCGGCGGGGGCGGATCCGCGGGCCTCGTCGTCCTCGGCGGTCAGGGTGAAGCGGGTGCGCAGCGAGGCGAGGATGTCCCCGGCGGTGATCATGCCGTCGCGCTTCCAGCCGTGCTGGGCGTCCAGGGGCATCTGCTCGATGAAGCGGAGCTCGTAGTCGTGGGCGATCGCCCAGGCGAGCAGCTCGGGGGCCTCGTCGTCGTTGAGTCCCGGCATCAGGACGGAGTTGACCTTCACCGGGGTCAGTCCGGCCTCGCGGGCGGCCTCCAGGCCCTCCAGCACGTCCTTGTGGCGGTCCCGGCGGGTGAGGGTCTTGAAGACGTCGGGGCGCAGGGTGTCCAGCGAGACGTTGACCCGGTCGAGGCCCGCGGCCTTGAGGGCGGTGGCGGTCCGCTTGAGGCCGATGCCGTTGGTCGTGAGCGACATGCGGGGGCGGGGGGTGAGCGCGGCGCACTGCTCGACGATGGAGACGAGGCCGGGGCGGAGCAGGGGCTCGCCGCCGGTGAAGCGGACTTCGGTGATGCCGAGCGAGGTCACGGCGATACGGATCAGGCGCACGATCTCGTCGTCGGAGAGCAGCTCGCTCTTGCCGAGCCACTGGAGACCCTCTTCGGGCATGCAGTAGGTGCAGCGCAGATTGCACTTGTCGGTCAGTGACACGCGCAGGTCGGTGGCGACCCGATCGTAGGTGTCGATGAGCACGGTGGGTCCCTCCCCCGGTGGTGTCCGCGGTGACGCGGTCGTTCATTCCGGCCGGCGTCTTCTGCCGTCTCTTCCGAGACTACGTGAGACCGGTGACATCGAGGTGGCCCGTTTGCCACGAGGTGCGGCCGGGCCGCGTCGTAGGACTCTACGACGCGGCCCGGCCGCTGTGGTGGGCGAAGCGCCGAACGGCCTCGCCCGGGGACGGCCGCAGGGCGCGTCCCGGGGGGTGTCTCAGTGGGCTCCGATGCCGGTGAGGGACTTGACCTCCAGTTCGGCGTACTTGTCGGTGTCGGCCTTCTCCTTGGAGATCAGCGAGCCGATCCAGCCGAGCAGGAAGCCGAGCGGGATCGAGATCAACCCAGGGTTCTCCAGCGGGAACCAGGCGAAGTCGACGCTCGGGAACATCGAGCTCGGCTTGGAGGAGACGACCGGCGAGAACAGCACCAGGAGGACTGAGGAGGCGAGGCCGCCGTAGATGGACCAGAGGGCGCCCTGCGTGGTGAAGCGCTTCCAGAAGAGGCTGTAGAGGATCGTGGGGAGGTTGGCGGAAGCGGCGACCGCGAAGGCCAGGGCGACCAGACCGGCCACGTTCAGGTCGCGGGCGAGCGCGCCGAGCGCGATGGAGACGATGCCGATGGCGACGGTGGCCCAGCGGGCGGCGCGGACCTCCTCCTTCTCGGTGGCCTTCCCCTTCCGGATCACGTTGGCGTAGATGTCGTGCGCGAAGGACGAGGAGGAGGCGAGGGTGAGTCCGGCGACGACAGCGAGGATGGTCGCGAAGGCGACGGCGGAGATCACCGCGAGGAGGATGGCGCCGCCGGTGGATCCGGAGCCGCCGCCGATCTCCAGGGCGGCGAGTGGCGCGGCGGTGTTGCCCGCCTTGTTGGAGGCGATGATGTCGCCGGGCTTGAGGATCGCGGCGGCGCCGAATCCGAGCACGATCGTCATCAGGTAGAAGGCGCCGATGATGCCGATCGCCCAGTTCACGGACTTACGGGCAGCCTTGGCGGTGGGCACGGTGTAGAAGCGGATCAGGATGTGCGGCAGGCCCGCGGTGCCGAGGACCAGGGCGATGCCGAGCGAGATGAAGTCCAGCTTCGAGATGCCGGAGACGCCGTACTTCAGGCCGGGCTCCAGGAAGGCCGCGCCCTTGCCGCTGTTGCTGGCGGCGGTGCCGAGCAGGTCGGAGATGTTGAAGTTGAACTTCAGCAGGATCAGGAAGGTGATGAGCAGGGTGCCCGCGATGAGCAGGACGGCCTTGACCATCTGCACCCAGGTGGTGCCCTTCATGCCGCCGATGGTGACGTAGAGGATCATGAGCACGCCGACCAGGGCGACGATGACGATCTTCCCGAAGTCGCTGGTGATGCCGAGCAGCAGCGAGACGAGGACACCGGCACCGGCCATCTGGGCCAGCAGGTAGAAGATCGAGACGACGATGGTGGAGGTGCCCGCGGCGGTACGGACGGGGCGCTGGCGCATCCGGTAGGCGAGGACGTCGCCCATGGTGTAGCGGCCCGAGTTCCGCAGCGGTTCGGCGACCAGGAGCAGGGCGACGAGCCAGGCGACGAGGAAGCCGATGGAGTAGAGGAAGCCGTCGTAGCCGAAGAGGGCGATGGCTCCGGCGATGCCGAGGAAGGACGCGGCGGACATGTAGTCGCCGGAGACCGCGAGGCCGTTCTGGAATCCGGTGAACTGGCGGCCGCCCGCGTAGAAGTCGGCGGCGCTCTTGGTCTGGCGGCCCGCCCACACGGTGATGAAGAGGGTCGCCACGACGAACGCGGCGAACAGTGTGATGATCATCGGCCGGTGCTCGCTCGCCCCGTCGGCGGCGAGCTGGACGGCGGGGTACGCGGCGGCGTGGGCGGCGCTCATGCGTCGGCCTCCATACGGAACTTGATCGCTTCGGCCTTCGGGTCGAGCTTGGCGGCGGCGTGCCGGGAGTAGAGCCAGGCGATGAGGAAGGTGGTGGCGAACTGGGCGAGTCCGAGGACGAGCGCCACGTTGATGTTGCCGATGACCTTGGTGGCCATGAATCCGCCCGCGTAGTTGCAGAGCAGGACGTACAGCAGATACCAGGTCACGAAGGCGACGGTGAGCGGGAAGGCGAAGGAGCGGTACGAGCGGCGCAGGTCGGCGAATTCCTCGCTCGCCTGGGCCGCCAGGTACGCCTCCGCCGTGGGCTGGACAGGGCCGGTGTACGTACTGCCCTCGGGCGGCGGCGGTGCATCGGTAGCCACGGAATCTCCTCGCGACGCGGGTGCGGTGATCTGGGGGACGTTGGGTGTCATGGGAGGCCTCGCTGCCGGGGGACGGTGATGTGCCTCCTGGACAACGGCACGGAGGGCGCGACGAAGCGGTTCACCGCGTCTTTCGCCTTCTCGGCTGCGTTCGTTCGTCTTCTCGGAGGTGTCCTGTTCGTCCTCTCGGGCGTGCCCCGGCGGGTCGGGTTGTCCGAAAGCCACCCGTTCGCATTCGGCCGCATCGGTCACTCTTCGAACTAACTTGCCCGCAAACGTTGATGTCTCGTGAAGATCAGCGATAGCTTCACTCGTCATGTACGCGACCGAACACGCCAGGTGTCCGGTCGACCGGCACGGATGATGTGGAGAACCCATGGCTCATCTGGCATCGAGGCGGACCCGCGCACTCGCGGTACCCCTCGGACTCGCGCTGACCGCCTCGCTCGGCTTCCTGCCGGCGGCGTCGGCCACGGCGGCGCCCGTCGGCGAGCAGACCGCCACGACCGTGCGGACCGACGGGCCGAAGCTGTCCTACGTGGTCAACACGCGGGGCGGCCACGGCACCGTCAAGCACGTCAAGAAGGCGATCGCCAAGGCAGGTGGCACGGTCGTCGTCGCCTATGAGCAGATCGGCGTCATCGTCGTCCACTCGCAGAACCCGGCCTTCGGCGACACGATCCGCAAGGCACGCGGTGTGAAGTCGGCCGGAGCCACCCGCACGAACCCGATCGTGCCGCAGGCGACCAAGGACGTCGGCGCCATAGCGCAGCCGCTCACCGCCGAGCAGGCGGCGGCCGCCGCAGCGGACGCGCGGGCCGACGAGGACCCGCTGGAGCCCCTCCAGTGGTCGCTGCCCGCGATCAAGGCGGACAAGGCGCACGAGAAGTCGCTGGGCTCGAAGCGGGTGACGGTCGCCGTCATCGACACGGGCGTGGACGACACCCACCCGGACCTGGCCCCGAACTTCGACCGCCGCGCGTCGGCCAACTGCGTCACGGGCGCACCGGACACCACCGCCGGCTCCTGGCGTCCGGCGGCGGGCGAGAGCGACCACGGCACGCATGTGGCGGGCACCATCGCCGCCGCGAAGAACGGCTTCGGGGTGACCGGTGTCGCGCCGGGCGTCAAGGTCTCGGGCATCAAGGTGTCGAACCCGGACGGGTTCTTCTACACCGAGGCCGTCGTCTGCGGGTTCCTCTGGGCCGCAGAACGCGGCGTCGAGGTGACCAACAACAGCTACTACACCGACCCGTGGCTGTTCAACTGCAAGAACGACCCGGACCAGGGCGCCCTGGTCGACGCCCTCACCCGCGCCGTGAAGTACGCGGAGCGCAAGGGCACGGTCAACGTCGCCGCCGCGGGCAACTCCCGCCACGATCTGGCGGTCGACGCGATCGAGGACAAGACCAGCCCGAACGACACCGAGCCGGTCACCCGGACGATCGACCCGAGCGCCTGCCCGGACATCCCGACCATGCTGCCGGGCGTCGTGACCGTCTCCGCCACGGGCGCGAAGGGCCTCAAGTCCTCGTACTCGAACTACGGCAAGGGCATCATCGACGTGGCGGCCCCGGGCGGTGACTCGACGGTCTACCAGACCCCCGAGCCCCCGGCCGTCAACGGGCTGATCCTGTCCACGCTGCCGGACGGCAAGTTCGGCTACAAGGCCGGTACGTCGATGGCCTCCCCGCACGTCGCGGGCGTCGTGGCCCTGATCAAGTCCAAGCACCCCTACGCCTCGCCCGCCGCGGTGAAGATGCTGCTGACGCTCCAGGCGGACGCCAAGGCGTGCGGTGAGCCGTACGACATCAACGGTGACGGGGTCATCGACGCGGTCTGCGAGGGCGGCAAGCACTACAACGGCTTCTACGGGGCCGGAGTGGTCGACGCGCTGGACGCGGTGCGCTGGTAGCAGCGGGCGACAGCACGTCAGCGGGGTGTGTCCCCGGGGAGTTCATCCCCGGGGGACACACCCCCGCTCCTCTTGCCCCTCGCCTCTCCTCCTCTCGACCGGCCGGTGCCATAGTTCGTGCATGACGCACACATCGGCACCGGGCGCATCGGCACCGGACGCGGCAACCCCCTGGGCGGCACTCGGCGGGGACCCCGCCCTGTTGGACCGGGTGGACACGGGCGGTCCCGCCGGGCTGCTGGGCGCGCGGCTGCCCGTCATGGAGCTGGCCCGTTCGGCCGTCGCGGTCTGCGCACTGGCGGCCGCCGAGCTGGCCGCGCACCGGAGCGGCGTACCGGTCCCCCGGGTGCGCGTGGACGACGGTGCGGTGGCGACGGCCTTCATCAGCGAACGGCATCTGCGGATCGACGGACGGGCGCCGGTCTCCTTCGCCCCGCTCTCCCGGTTCTGGCGCACGGCGGAAGGCTGGGTGCGCACCCACGCCAACTACCCGCACCACCGGGCGCGGTTGCTGAGCGCCCTGGGGCTGCCCGAGGACGCGACGCCCGAGACCGTGGCCGGGGTGTTCGCGGAGCGGCAGGCCGTGGAGATCGAGGAGACGGTGTACGCGGCGGGCGGCCTGGCCGTCGCGCTCAGGTCACCGGAGGAGTGGACGGCCCATCCGCAGGGCGCGGCCGTCGCCGCCCGCCCCCTGGCGACCCTGGACCGGCTGGGCGCCCCGACGGCGCCGCGCCCGCTCACGTCCCCGAGCGCCTCGCTCGGCTCCCCCGCCGCCGGTCTGCGGGTCCTCGATCTCACCCGGGTCATCGCGGGCCCGGTCGCCACCCGCACGCTCGCCCTGCTGGGCGCTGACGTACTGCGGGTGGACGCGCCGCAGTTGCCGGAGAGTCAGGACGCGCACAGCGACACGGGGTTCGGCAAGCGGTCCACCCGGCTGGACCTGGGAACACGCTCCGACCGGGCCGTCTTCGAGGAGCTGCTCGCCTCGGCCGACGTCCTCGTCACCGGATACCGGCCGGGGGCCCTGGACGCGTACGGGCTGGCCCCCGACGCACTGGCCGAGCGCCACCCGGCCCTGGTGCTGGCCCAGTTGTCGGCCTGGGGCACGGCGGGGCCGTGGCACGGTCGGCGCGGCTTCGACAGCCTCGTCCAGGTCGCCACGGGCATCGCGGCGGTGGAGGGCACCCCGCAGGAGCCGGGCGCGCTGCCCGCCCAGGCCCTCGACCACGGCACCGGCTATCTGCTGGCGGCGGGGGTGCTGCGGTCGGTGACGGAACAGGGCCGGGAGGGCGGTACGCGGTTGCTGCGGGCGTCCCTGGCGGGGACCGCGCAATGGCTGCTGAGCGGTGGGCGCGGGGGCGGGTCGCAGGACGAGGCCCGTGCCGTGGACGCGTCGTACGTTCATGCGGAAGACCGGGCGGGCTCCGTAGGCACGTCCTACAACTCCTCCGCCTACCTCACCACCACCGCGGCCGGTCCGCTGGGCGAGATCCTGCACGCCCTGTCGCCGGTGGCGCTCCCGGGCGGCGACGGCGGCCCTGCGGACTGGTCACGCCCGCCGGGACGCCTCGGTGCGGACGCACCCGAGTGGCGTACGCGTACGGGCCCTACGGCGAACTGATCCCGCGCCCCGCCGCACCCTTCGTGAGCACCCCGAGGGTGAGCAGGGACTGCGCGGCGATGTAGGTG
Encoded here:
- a CDS encoding S8 family peptidase, with translation MAHLASRRTRALAVPLGLALTASLGFLPAASATAAPVGEQTATTVRTDGPKLSYVVNTRGGHGTVKHVKKAIAKAGGTVVVAYEQIGVIVVHSQNPAFGDTIRKARGVKSAGATRTNPIVPQATKDVGAIAQPLTAEQAAAAAADARADEDPLEPLQWSLPAIKADKAHEKSLGSKRVTVAVIDTGVDDTHPDLAPNFDRRASANCVTGAPDTTAGSWRPAAGESDHGTHVAGTIAAAKNGFGVTGVAPGVKVSGIKVSNPDGFFYTEAVVCGFLWAAERGVEVTNNSYYTDPWLFNCKNDPDQGALVDALTRAVKYAERKGTVNVAAAGNSRHDLAVDAIEDKTSPNDTEPVTRTIDPSACPDIPTMLPGVVTVSATGAKGLKSSYSNYGKGIIDVAAPGGDSTVYQTPEPPAVNGLILSTLPDGKFGYKAGTSMASPHVAGVVALIKSKHPYASPAAVKMLLTLQADAKACGEPYDINGDGVIDAVCEGGKHYNGFYGAGVVDALDAVRW
- a CDS encoding DUF485 domain-containing protein, coding for MATDAPPPPEGSTYTGPVQPTAEAYLAAQASEEFADLRRSYRSFAFPLTVAFVTWYLLYVLLCNYAGGFMATKVIGNINVALVLGLAQFATTFLIAWLYSRHAAAKLDPKAEAIKFRMEADA
- a CDS encoding CoA transferase, with translation MTHTSAPGASAPDAATPWAALGGDPALLDRVDTGGPAGLLGARLPVMELARSAVAVCALAAAELAAHRSGVPVPRVRVDDGAVATAFISERHLRIDGRAPVSFAPLSRFWRTAEGWVRTHANYPHHRARLLSALGLPEDATPETVAGVFAERQAVEIEETVYAAGGLAVALRSPEEWTAHPQGAAVAARPLATLDRLGAPTAPRPLTSPSASLGSPAAGLRVLDLTRVIAGPVATRTLALLGADVLRVDAPQLPESQDAHSDTGFGKRSTRLDLGTRSDRAVFEELLASADVLVTGYRPGALDAYGLAPDALAERHPALVLAQLSAWGTAGPWHGRRGFDSLVQVATGIAAVEGTPQEPGALPAQALDHGTGYLLAAGVLRSVTEQGREGGTRLLRASLAGTAQWLLSGGRGGGSQDEARAVDASYVHAEDRAGSVGTSYNSSAYLTTTAAGPLGEILHALSPVALPGGDGGPADWSRPPGRLGADAPEWRTRTGPTAN
- a CDS encoding solute symporter family protein, whose product is MSAAHAAAYPAVQLAADGASEHRPMIITLFAAFVVATLFITVWAGRQTKSAADFYAGGRQFTGFQNGLAVSGDYMSAASFLGIAGAIALFGYDGFLYSIGFLVAWLVALLLVAEPLRNSGRYTMGDVLAYRMRQRPVRTAAGTSTIVVSIFYLLAQMAGAGVLVSLLLGITSDFGKIVIVALVGVLMILYVTIGGMKGTTWVQMVKAVLLIAGTLLITFLILLKFNFNISDLLGTAASNSGKGAAFLEPGLKYGVSGISKLDFISLGIALVLGTAGLPHILIRFYTVPTAKAARKSVNWAIGIIGAFYLMTIVLGFGAAAILKPGDIIASNKAGNTAAPLAALEIGGGSGSTGGAILLAVISAVAFATILAVVAGLTLASSSSFAHDIYANVIRKGKATEKEEVRAARWATVAIGIVSIALGALARDLNVAGLVALAFAVAASANLPTILYSLFWKRFTTQGALWSIYGGLASSVLLVLFSPVVSSKPSSMFPSVDFAWFPLENPGLISIPLGFLLGWIGSLISKEKADTDKYAELEVKSLTGIGAH
- a CDS encoding GlsB/YeaQ/YmgE family stress response membrane protein; protein product: MSWLWAIIVGLVLGVIARAILPGKQDIPLWLTAVFGIIGSILGNAVAGWIGVEDTRGIDWIRHLLQLAGAVAVVAIGDMAWQALRGNKQQRT
- the moaA gene encoding GTP 3',8-cyclase MoaA, with protein sequence MLIDTYDRVATDLRVSLTDKCNLRCTYCMPEEGLQWLGKSELLSDDEIVRLIRIAVTSLGITEVRFTGGEPLLRPGLVSIVEQCAALTPRPRMSLTTNGIGLKRTATALKAAGLDRVNVSLDTLRPDVFKTLTRRDRHKDVLEGLEAAREAGLTPVKVNSVLMPGLNDDEAPELLAWAIAHDYELRFIEQMPLDAQHGWKRDGMITAGDILASLRTRFTLTAEDDEARGSAPAERWTVDGGPHRVGVIASVTRPFCRACDRTRLTADGQVRTCLFAREETDLRGALRSDAPDEEIARLWKLAMWGKKAGSGLDDPSFLQPDRPMSAIGG
- a CDS encoding metallopeptidase TldD-related protein; this encodes MSRVSKPYEIVERALELSTTDGLVVIADEHSSANLRWAGNALTTNGVTRGRTLTVIATVDGAEGTASGVVSRSAVTADDLEPLVRAAEAAARGAGPAEDAQPLVSGVPASPDFTDAPAETGSEVFADFAPALGDAFARARSGGRELYGFANHELTSTYVGTSTGLRLRHDQPNGTLELNAKSPDRVRSAWAGRATRDFKDVDPAAMDAELAQRLRWAERRIDLPAGRYETLLPPTAVADLLIYQLWSSTARDAVEGRTVFSTPGGGTRLGETLAPLPLTLRSDPYAPGLESAPFVIAHSSGDSGSVFDNGLPLAPTEWVREGKLARLTTTRHTAGLTGLPVNPAIDNLLLEGGGERSLEEMVAATTGRALLLTCLWYIREVDPATLLLTGLTRDGVYLVEDGEVVGEVNNFRFNESPVDLLSRASEAGRTERTLPREWGDWFTRAAMPALRIPDFNMSSVSPGV
- a CDS encoding cupin domain-containing protein, giving the protein MTATTRKDAPVVIEGDGVELRVQDVGGDLSVAFVRFPEGTDMGPALKGLADDLCPCPHWGYLFKGRLKMRTPHGDDLYEAGEAFYWPPGHAPVALEDCEYIDFSPTKDFNEVLDHIKAQGG
- the tyrS gene encoding tyrosine--tRNA ligase, which produces MTDIVDELKWRGLFAQSTDEDALRKALADGPVTFYCGFDPTAASLHVGHLVQVLTMRRLQQAGLKPLALVGGATGQIGDPRPTAERTLNDPETIAAWVQRLRGQIEPFLTFEGPNAATMVNNLDWTAGMSAIEFLRDIGKHFRVNKMLTKDSVARRLESQEGISYTEFSYQLLQGMDFLELYRRYGCTLQQGGSDQWGNLTAGIDLIHRLEPGATVHALATPLMTKADGTKFGKSESGAVWLDPEMTTPYAFYQFWLNVDDRDVSRYLRILSFKSRAELEELEQLTEERPQARSAQRALAEELTTLVHGGAQCAAVIAASKALFGQGDLAELDEATLSAALSEVPHAKVAELAPLVDLLVEVGLAPSKSGARRTVKEGGAYVNNVKVADGEVAPDAGELLHGRWLVLRRGKKNLAAVEVRPAG
- a CDS encoding DUF3099 domain-containing protein; its protein translation is MLRKNDDAEVFRITGARQGLADDVRGRQRRYVISMSVRTVSVVLAAVLWNVERHVAIVALVLGVLLPYVAVVIANAGRENAPSLPTTFVPMPMRPAVEAAPAAGRAESAGPKDAGGRVPPPKEHS